Proteins from a single region of Catenulispora sp. GP43:
- a CDS encoding MauE/DoxX family redox-associated membrane protein yields the protein MIYLNLLCRGLLGAVFLIAFGGKVRSPAALRAFAGSLADLGWLSARLRPAAVVGLLVVEGATVLLVVWPGTAAAGFAAAFALLVVFVLGVGLSMRRGERVRCLCFGADRGPMGVSDVVRNLVLAAVAALGFGSSLAGGTAVAGGAIAAVAGGVAAGVVATRWDDLRFLLSA from the coding sequence GTGATCTATCTCAATCTGTTGTGCCGCGGGCTGCTCGGCGCGGTGTTCCTGATCGCGTTCGGCGGGAAGGTGCGCAGCCCGGCGGCTTTGCGGGCGTTCGCCGGGTCGCTGGCCGACCTGGGGTGGTTGTCGGCGCGGCTGCGGCCGGCCGCGGTCGTGGGGCTGCTGGTCGTCGAGGGGGCGACCGTGCTGCTGGTGGTCTGGCCGGGGACGGCGGCGGCGGGGTTCGCCGCGGCCTTCGCGCTGCTCGTGGTGTTCGTACTCGGGGTGGGGCTGTCGATGCGGCGCGGCGAACGCGTGCGCTGCCTGTGCTTCGGCGCCGATCGTGGCCCGATGGGCGTCTCCGACGTGGTGCGGAACCTGGTGCTGGCCGCCGTCGCGGCCCTGGGGTTCGGCAGTTCCCTGGCCGGCGGCACGGCCGTCGCCGGCGGGGCGATCGCGGCGGTGGCCGGGGGCGTGGCCGCCGGGGTCGTGGCGACGCGCTGGGACGATCTGCGCTTTCTGCTTTCCGCGTGA
- a CDS encoding ABC transporter ATP-binding protein: MAEAGMPGGGGGGAGAGGSSSSAAPAPRRHVARAALTLLWRSAPRDAAGGLFITVLQGLVPAAGAWIAKLLFDELAHGRALDTARATRLVIAGAALTALGVVLTLAGTHVARRTRRAVTLRAQDELYHAVSRLPGLRSFEDPVFQDRLRLAEQGAQNAPTDIDAFLTESVRNTVGVLGYLGALLAVWPPMALILLLTAVPAAVAQRALARRRAGVAETTMATLRRRFFFQQLLTDATAAKEVRLFGLGPLFHRRMLAALRESTDAELSVEGRGSRLQSGLALLAATVAAVGTIVVIHGVAAGRVTIGGLTLFTAAVAGVQSASSAVINQAAQAGKTMRLFRSYLDVVGTPPDVASGTGEVTPLRRGVEFQDVWFRYHDNAPWVLRGVNLLIPAGQSVGLVGLNGAGKSTLVKLLCRFYEPDRGRILWDGVDVRELAIDQLRAALGATFQDFCRYDLSAAENVGVGDVTRLDDREAIRRAALAAGIDSTLSNLRDGYDTLLSRLFFDEDRQQGLALSGGQWQRVAIARSLMRHDASLLILDEPSAGLDAEAEHEIHRALAVRRAGRTSLLISHRLGAMREADLIVVLEDGRVVEQGTHDELLSTDSRYARLFLLQAEGYRDAAAVAGTP, translated from the coding sequence ATGGCCGAGGCCGGCATGCCCGGTGGTGGTGGTGGTGGCGCTGGCGCTGGCGGCAGCAGCAGTTCGGCGGCCCCGGCACCTCGCCGCCACGTCGCCCGCGCCGCCCTCACCCTGCTGTGGCGCTCCGCTCCGCGGGACGCGGCCGGCGGCCTGTTCATCACCGTCCTGCAAGGCCTCGTCCCCGCCGCCGGCGCCTGGATCGCCAAGCTGCTCTTCGACGAGCTCGCGCACGGCCGCGCCCTGGACACCGCCCGGGCCACCCGGCTCGTGATCGCCGGCGCGGCGCTGACCGCCCTCGGCGTCGTGCTGACTCTGGCCGGCACCCACGTCGCGCGCCGCACCCGCCGCGCCGTCACCCTGCGGGCGCAGGACGAGCTCTACCATGCGGTGTCGCGGCTGCCCGGGCTGCGCTCCTTCGAAGACCCCGTATTCCAGGACCGCCTGCGGCTGGCCGAGCAGGGCGCGCAGAACGCGCCCACCGACATCGACGCGTTCCTGACCGAGAGCGTCCGCAACACCGTCGGCGTGCTCGGATACCTCGGCGCGCTGCTCGCGGTGTGGCCGCCGATGGCGCTCATCCTGCTCCTCACCGCCGTCCCCGCGGCCGTCGCGCAGCGGGCGCTGGCCCGCCGCCGGGCCGGGGTCGCCGAGACCACGATGGCGACCCTGCGACGCCGGTTCTTCTTCCAGCAGCTGCTCACGGACGCCACGGCCGCCAAAGAGGTGCGCCTGTTCGGCCTCGGCCCGCTGTTCCACCGCCGCATGCTCGCCGCGCTCCGGGAGAGCACCGACGCCGAGCTGTCGGTCGAGGGCCGCGGCTCGCGCCTGCAGTCCGGGCTGGCCCTGCTCGCCGCGACGGTCGCGGCGGTCGGCACGATCGTGGTGATCCACGGCGTCGCGGCCGGCCGCGTGACGATCGGCGGGCTCACCTTGTTCACGGCCGCCGTCGCCGGCGTGCAGAGCGCCTCCTCCGCCGTGATCAACCAGGCCGCGCAGGCCGGGAAGACGATGCGGCTGTTCCGCAGCTACCTGGACGTCGTCGGCACGCCGCCGGACGTGGCGTCCGGCACCGGCGAGGTGACGCCGCTGCGCCGCGGCGTGGAGTTCCAAGACGTCTGGTTCCGGTACCACGACAACGCGCCGTGGGTGCTGCGCGGCGTGAACCTGCTGATTCCGGCGGGCCAGAGCGTGGGGCTCGTCGGCCTGAACGGCGCGGGCAAGTCCACCCTGGTCAAGCTCCTGTGCCGGTTCTACGAACCGGACCGCGGCCGGATCCTGTGGGACGGCGTCGACGTCCGCGAGCTGGCGATCGACCAGCTGCGGGCCGCGCTCGGGGCCACGTTCCAGGACTTCTGCCGCTACGACCTGAGCGCCGCGGAGAACGTCGGCGTCGGCGACGTCACCCGCCTCGACGACCGAGAGGCGATCCGCCGGGCGGCGCTGGCGGCTGGGATCGACAGCACCCTGTCGAACCTGCGCGACGGCTACGACACGCTGCTCAGCCGGCTCTTCTTCGACGAGGACCGGCAGCAGGGCCTGGCCCTGTCCGGCGGCCAGTGGCAGCGCGTGGCGATCGCCCGCAGCCTGATGCGGCACGACGCGTCCCTGCTGATCCTCGACGAGCCGAGCGCCGGGCTCGACGCCGAGGCCGAGCACGAGATCCACCGCGCCCTGGCCGTCCGGCGCGCCGGACGGACCAGCCTGCTGATCTCGCACCGGCTCGGCGCCATGCGGGAGGCGGACCTGATCGTGGTGCTGGAGGATGGTCGCGTGGTGGAACAGGGGACGCACGACGAGCTGCTGAGCACTGATTCGCGATACGCGCGGCTGTTCCTGCTCCAGGCCGAGGGCTACCGGGACGCCGCAGCCGTGGCGGGCACGCCGTGA